A genomic region of Mycolicibacterium poriferae contains the following coding sequences:
- a CDS encoding protein adenylyltransferase SelO produces MSIALQDRFVSDLPELAVRWQAESAPEPRLLVLNTVLAGELGLDPDWLRGPGLGLLLGSDVPEGAAPAAQAYAGHQFGGFVPRLGDGRALLLGELTDAEGRMRDLHLKGSGRTPFARGGDGLAAVGPMLREYVISEAMHALGVPTTRALAVVATGRPVYRETQLPGAVLARVASSHLRVGTFQYAASTGDRPLLTRLADHAIARHHPSAADAEHPYLALFDAVIAAQADLVARWMLVGFIHGVMNTDNMTISGETIDYGPCAFMEAYDPETVYSSIDSWGRYAYGNQPSVALWNLARFAEALLPLFDEDTERAIKLAETSLHAFQGHYDRRWTAGMADKLGLPHVPGDVVGGLAGEVLTQLQQNGLDYTSFFRRLAEAARGDAEPVRGEFIDLATFDDWLTRWRALQPDADLMDRANPVYIPRNHLVEEALTAATAGDLAPFEALMAAVGSPFEERAELERYAEPGQKEFTASFRTFCGT; encoded by the coding sequence GTGAGTATCGCGCTGCAGGACAGGTTCGTCAGCGACCTCCCCGAACTGGCGGTGCGCTGGCAGGCCGAGTCAGCACCCGAACCGCGCCTGCTGGTCTTGAACACCGTCCTCGCCGGTGAACTGGGCCTCGATCCCGACTGGTTGCGCGGACCCGGGTTGGGACTGCTGCTCGGCAGCGACGTGCCTGAGGGGGCAGCGCCTGCCGCTCAGGCGTACGCCGGCCATCAGTTCGGTGGGTTCGTGCCCAGGCTCGGTGACGGGCGTGCCCTGTTGCTCGGTGAGCTCACCGACGCTGAGGGCCGGATGCGCGACCTGCATCTGAAGGGCTCGGGGCGCACGCCGTTCGCGCGCGGCGGGGACGGTCTGGCCGCGGTGGGTCCGATGCTGCGCGAATACGTGATCAGTGAGGCCATGCACGCACTCGGAGTGCCGACCACCCGCGCGCTGGCGGTGGTGGCCACCGGCCGGCCGGTGTACCGGGAGACGCAGTTGCCCGGCGCGGTGTTGGCCCGCGTCGCTTCCAGCCATCTGCGGGTCGGCACCTTCCAGTACGCCGCGTCGACGGGCGATCGACCGCTGCTCACACGGCTCGCCGACCACGCCATCGCGCGCCATCACCCGTCGGCCGCCGACGCCGAGCACCCCTACCTGGCCCTCTTCGACGCGGTGATCGCCGCCCAGGCCGATCTCGTGGCGCGGTGGATGCTGGTGGGATTCATCCACGGTGTGATGAACACCGACAACATGACGATCTCCGGCGAGACCATCGACTACGGTCCGTGCGCCTTCATGGAGGCCTACGACCCGGAGACGGTGTACAGCTCGATCGACAGCTGGGGCCGTTACGCCTACGGGAACCAACCCTCGGTCGCGCTGTGGAACCTGGCCCGCTTCGCCGAAGCCCTGCTGCCTTTGTTCGACGAGGACACCGAACGGGCCATCAAGCTGGCGGAGACGTCGTTGCACGCCTTCCAGGGGCACTACGACCGGCGCTGGACGGCCGGCATGGCGGACAAGCTGGGGCTGCCTCACGTCCCGGGCGATGTCGTGGGCGGGTTGGCCGGCGAAGTGCTGACCCAGCTGCAGCAGAACGGGCTGGACTACACGTCGTTCTTCCGGCGGCTGGCCGAGGCCGCCCGCGGTGATGCCGAACCGGTGCGCGGTGAGTTCATCGACCTGGCCACCTTCGACGATTGGCTCACGCGCTGGCGCGCCCTGCAGCCCGACGCCGATCTGATGGACCGCGCCAACCCCGTCTACATTCCGCGTAACCACCTCGTCGAGGAGGCGCTGACGGCGGCCACCGCCGGCGATCTGGCGCCCTTCGAGGCGTTGATGGCCGCGGTCGGTTCGCCCTTCGAGGAGCGGGCCGAACTGGAGCGCTACGCCGAGCCGGGTCAGAAGGAGTTCACCGCCTCCTTCCGAACTTTCTGTGGAACCTGA
- a CDS encoding WS/DGAT/MGAT family O-acyltransferase, giving the protein MSSVRLSPQDLLFIYGETSSSKMHVAGLLPFTPPADAPRDYLRRMIDEARRQEVVAPWNRKLAHPRLQFSPLHSWVEDVDFDFDYHVRRSALASPGDERELGILVSRLHSNHLDLTRPPWELHVIEGLEGGRFALYMKIHHALVDGYSAMRMLGRSLSKDRDSTDDRMFFNVPVPSRPPREAGTSNPLTATLRALGGLGSTVTGGVSSALDLTNALVKTQIRRDGEYAHIAGSASAPHSILNARISRNRRFATQQYEFDRLKALSSQHGATINDVALTIIGGGLRTFLADMDELPERSLVAFLPVNVRPKGDEGGGNAVGAILAPMGTDIADPVERLQTITAATRAAKAQLQTMSPTAIIAYSAALLAPAGGQIAGALTGVAPPWPYTFNLCVSNVPGPPEPLYFNGSRLEATYPVSIPIHGMALNITLQSYADTINLGFVGCRDRLPSLQRLAVYTGEALADLEKASVDQPG; this is encoded by the coding sequence GTGAGCTCTGTGCGCCTCAGCCCCCAGGATCTGCTGTTCATCTACGGCGAGACGTCGAGCTCGAAGATGCACGTCGCGGGTCTGCTGCCCTTCACTCCCCCCGCCGATGCGCCACGCGACTATCTGCGCCGCATGATCGACGAGGCGCGCCGCCAGGAGGTGGTGGCCCCGTGGAACCGCAAGCTGGCTCATCCCCGGCTGCAGTTCAGCCCGCTGCACAGCTGGGTGGAGGACGTCGACTTCGACTTCGACTATCACGTTCGCCGGTCGGCGCTGGCCAGTCCGGGTGACGAGCGCGAGCTGGGCATCCTGGTGTCCCGGCTGCACAGCAACCATCTCGACCTGACCCGTCCGCCGTGGGAGCTGCACGTCATCGAGGGGCTCGAGGGCGGTCGCTTCGCGCTGTACATGAAGATCCACCACGCCCTTGTCGACGGGTACAGCGCGATGCGGATGTTAGGCCGCAGCCTGTCCAAGGATCGGGATTCCACGGACGACCGGATGTTCTTCAACGTCCCGGTCCCGTCGCGGCCGCCGCGCGAGGCCGGCACGTCGAACCCGTTGACGGCCACACTGCGAGCGCTCGGCGGTCTCGGCTCCACGGTCACCGGCGGGGTGAGCTCGGCGCTCGACCTGACCAACGCTCTGGTCAAGACCCAGATCCGCCGCGACGGCGAGTACGCCCACATCGCGGGGTCGGCCTCAGCGCCGCACAGCATCCTCAACGCGCGCATCAGCCGCAATCGTCGGTTCGCCACCCAGCAGTACGAGTTCGATCGACTCAAGGCGCTCAGTTCTCAGCACGGCGCCACCATCAACGACGTGGCACTGACCATCATCGGCGGCGGACTGCGCACATTCCTGGCTGACATGGACGAACTCCCGGAGCGTTCGTTGGTCGCCTTCCTGCCGGTCAATGTGCGACCCAAGGGTGACGAGGGGGGCGGTAACGCGGTCGGTGCGATCCTGGCGCCGATGGGGACGGACATCGCCGACCCGGTGGAGCGGCTACAGACGATCACCGCGGCAACCCGTGCGGCCAAGGCCCAGCTCCAGACGATGTCGCCCACCGCGATCATCGCTTACAGCGCAGCGCTGCTGGCCCCGGCCGGTGGGCAGATCGCCGGGGCGTTGACCGGTGTCGCACCGCCGTGGCCGTACACGTTCAACCTGTGTGTCTCCAACGTGCCGGGCCCGCCGGAGCCGTTGTACTTCAACGGTTCCCGGCTCGAGGCGACGTATCCGGTGTCGATCCCCATCCACGGGATGGCGTTGAACATCACGCTGCAGAGCTACGCCGACACCATCAACCTGGGCTTCGTGGGCTGCCGCGACCGACTGCCCAGCCTGCAGCGGCTGGCGGTGTACACCGGTGAAGCGCTTGCCGACCTGGAGAAGGCCTCGGTCGACCAGCCCGGCTAG
- a CDS encoding HNH endonuclease, whose amino-acid sequence MFDDSLPGPAALADASDRELIDAIAGWSTTAAAAQARLLAALAERRRRAEATAEADPARARWACDPVDEAAAQIGCALTVSHGRALSLMDTAVILRDHLPRLNARFLAGQVSERVVARIVWLCALVVDDAVWTQLDDQFAAAATTWGTLSGDKLDTAITVWIHTLDPDAVRRAASAQRGRDFRITGRDHTAGTTTVWGRITSIDAAIAAARLKAMVTSVCPDDPRTTAQKRADAFGAVFAGAFHLNCLCGKPDCPAATVPDARATSVTVHVVADAASLDATPDPTLHGSGEEPAPDTEATAHSDPEPAADSDPDPTSEPAPGPAHTAQPPTANLQPVPPTAEHTAPEPQAAADPGTEQPSELAARPKPQPPSQPEPGVPEPPSPPDPSPPPGRTPAPAAPAPRPAVILGLRGAVLPPALLAEVLTHGATTRTVVDPRALPLHPGYRPTTAQDEFVRCRDLTCRVPGCDRPAIGTDLDHSNPWPAGPTHPSNLNDKCRLHHLLKTFWENWTEQQQPDGTLHLSTPTGHTYTTTPLSALLFPTWTTTTDPPTRPQPTRPAPPPSPGRALKMPRRQRTRAQNRAAYITAARQHNALQAELDRAAEEKAAEQRRARRNAIPHNPRDPEWHARQEAVDELRQSLNRPTGYDPNEPPPF is encoded by the coding sequence ATGTTCGACGATTCGCTTCCTGGTCCGGCCGCGCTGGCCGACGCCTCGGATCGCGAATTGATCGACGCCATCGCGGGCTGGTCCACCACCGCGGCCGCCGCCCAGGCCCGACTGTTGGCCGCGCTGGCCGAACGACGCCGCCGCGCCGAGGCCACCGCTGAGGCTGATCCGGCGCGGGCCCGATGGGCCTGCGACCCCGTCGACGAGGCCGCCGCCCAGATCGGCTGCGCGCTGACCGTCTCCCACGGCCGCGCCCTGTCGCTGATGGACACCGCGGTCATCCTGCGCGACCACCTGCCCCGCCTCAACGCCCGCTTCCTGGCCGGACAGGTCAGCGAGCGGGTGGTCGCGCGCATCGTGTGGCTGTGCGCCCTGGTCGTCGACGATGCGGTGTGGACCCAACTCGACGACCAGTTCGCCGCCGCAGCCACCACCTGGGGAACGCTGTCGGGCGACAAACTCGACACCGCGATCACCGTGTGGATCCACACCCTCGACCCCGACGCCGTGCGCCGCGCGGCCAGCGCCCAACGCGGCCGCGACTTCCGCATCACCGGCCGCGATCACACCGCCGGCACCACCACCGTGTGGGGACGAATCACCTCCATCGACGCCGCCATCGCCGCCGCCCGGCTCAAAGCCATGGTCACCAGTGTCTGCCCCGACGACCCGCGCACCACCGCCCAAAAACGCGCCGACGCCTTCGGCGCCGTGTTCGCCGGAGCATTCCATCTGAACTGCCTATGCGGAAAACCCGACTGCCCCGCCGCCACGGTCCCCGACGCCCGCGCCACCAGCGTCACCGTCCACGTCGTCGCCGACGCCGCCTCCCTCGACGCCACCCCCGACCCCACCCTGCACGGCAGCGGCGAGGAACCCGCCCCCGACACCGAAGCTACCGCCCACTCCGATCCCGAACCTGCCGCCGACTCCGATCCCGACCCCACATCCGAACCCGCCCCGGGACCCGCGCACACTGCTCAACCACCCACCGCGAACCTGCAACCCGTACCCCCAACCGCAGAGCACACCGCACCCGAACCACAGGCGGCGGCCGACCCCGGCACGGAGCAGCCGTCGGAGCTTGCAGCCCGGCCGAAGCCGCAGCCCCCGTCGCAGCCAGAGCCCGGTGTCCCCGAGCCCCCGTCACCGCCCGACCCTTCACCGCCCCCGGGCAGGACGCCCGCCCCCGCCGCACCCGCACCCCGTCCGGCGGTGATCCTCGGGCTGCGCGGAGCAGTGCTCCCCCCAGCACTGCTGGCCGAGGTCCTCACCCACGGCGCCACCACCCGCACAGTCGTCGACCCCCGAGCACTGCCGCTGCACCCCGGCTACCGGCCCACCACCGCCCAAGACGAATTCGTCCGCTGCCGCGACCTGACCTGCCGCGTCCCCGGCTGCGACCGCCCCGCCATCGGCACCGACCTCGACCACAGCAACCCCTGGCCCGCCGGACCCACCCACCCCAGCAACCTCAACGACAAATGCCGCCTACACCACCTCCTCAAAACCTTCTGGGAAAACTGGACCGAACAGCAACAACCCGACGGCACCCTGCACCTCAGCACCCCCACCGGACACACCTACACCACCACACCGCTCTCGGCGCTGCTGTTCCCCACCTGGACCACCACCACAGACCCACCCACCCGACCACAACCCACCCGCCCCGCACCGCCCCCCAGCCCGGGGCGGGCACTGAAGATGCCCCGACGCCAACGCACCCGCGCACAAAACCGCGCCGCCTACATCACCGCCGCCCGCCAACACAACGCGCTCCAAGCCGAACTCGACCGCGCCGCCGAGGAGAAAGCCGCCGAACAACGCCGCGCCCGCCGCAACGCCATCCCCCACAACCCCCGAGACCCCGAATGGCACGCCCGACAAGAGGCTGTCGACGAACTGCGGCAATCACTCAACCGCCCAACCGGCTACGACCCCAATGAGCCACCACCGTTCTGA
- a CDS encoding metal-dependent hydrolase family protein: MGADTSAGRRLLIENVRIFDGVSEHLSDGHVLIEGRTIAAVESSPISAGDDDVVIDGAGRTLMPGMTDAHVHLVGMANTVIDLVMGSQTQLAAATLAKAKDTLLRGFTTVRDMAGDTAGIRKVIDAQPELGPRIYPSQAAISQTGGHGDFSFVYERPTALGGKESRAEQIGFMRVADGPERVLAAVREQLKLGATQIKLMVGGGAASLYDPLYTVQFTAAELRAAVQAAEDYGTYVATHVYNVTGIRRAVEAGVKSIEHGHLADEATIAMLAERGVWLSTQPFAEHDHGFLNPDSAAKNKEICAGTDQLYRWATKHGVKVAWGTDLLFEPDRDALQSDMMTRLGEYMTNAQALKMVTSGNAELFRLAGERDPYRAARLGEIRCGAWADVLLVNGDPLADLGLLGKPEDNLCLIVKDGVIVKNNLERAA, from the coding sequence ATGGGCGCGGACACGTCGGCGGGCCGGCGCTTACTGATCGAGAACGTCCGGATCTTCGACGGTGTCTCCGAGCACCTGAGTGACGGCCATGTCCTGATCGAGGGCCGCACCATCGCCGCTGTCGAGTCGTCGCCGATCAGCGCCGGCGACGATGATGTGGTCATCGACGGGGCCGGGCGCACGCTGATGCCGGGGATGACCGACGCCCATGTCCACCTGGTCGGCATGGCCAACACCGTGATCGATCTCGTCATGGGTTCGCAGACGCAGCTCGCCGCCGCGACATTGGCGAAAGCCAAGGACACTTTGCTGCGCGGCTTCACCACGGTGCGGGACATGGCCGGCGACACCGCAGGTATCCGCAAGGTCATCGACGCCCAACCCGAGCTGGGGCCGCGCATCTACCCCAGCCAGGCCGCGATCTCCCAGACCGGTGGACACGGCGATTTCAGCTTCGTCTATGAACGTCCGACGGCGCTGGGGGGCAAAGAGTCCCGCGCTGAACAGATCGGTTTCATGCGGGTCGCCGACGGTCCGGAACGCGTGCTGGCCGCGGTGCGGGAACAACTCAAGCTCGGTGCCACCCAGATCAAACTGATGGTCGGTGGCGGGGCGGCCTCGCTGTACGACCCGCTCTACACCGTGCAGTTCACCGCCGCCGAACTGCGGGCCGCGGTCCAGGCCGCCGAGGACTACGGCACCTACGTCGCCACCCACGTCTACAACGTCACCGGGATCCGTCGCGCGGTCGAGGCGGGCGTGAAGTCGATCGAGCACGGCCATCTCGCCGACGAGGCGACGATCGCCATGCTCGCCGAGCGCGGCGTGTGGCTGTCCACGCAGCCGTTCGCCGAACACGATCACGGCTTCCTCAACCCGGACAGCGCCGCGAAGAACAAGGAGATCTGCGCGGGCACCGATCAGTTGTACCGATGGGCGACCAAACATGGCGTCAAGGTGGCCTGGGGCACGGATCTGCTGTTCGAGCCGGACCGGGATGCGCTGCAGAGCGACATGATGACGCGACTGGGCGAGTACATGACCAACGCCCAGGCGCTGAAGATGGTCACCTCGGGTAACGCCGAGTTGTTCCGGCTCGCCGGCGAGCGGGACCCGTACCGGGCCGCCCGACTGGGCGAGATCCGTTGCGGCGCATGGGCGGATGTGTTGCTCGTCAACGGTGACCCGCTGGCCGATCTCGGTCTTCTCGGCAAGCCCGAGGACAATCTGTGCCTCATCGTCAAAGACGGTGTGATCGTCAAGAACAACCTCGAGCGTGCCGCGTGA
- a CDS encoding SDR family NAD(P)-dependent oxidoreductase, with protein MTARVPATLLDGRVVIITGAARGVGKGIAAAVAERGATALLVDRDERLLEETTAELAAADHRVAPLVLDLRDPDSAERIVGTAVERWGAVHGLVNNAIATNEPKRFMEITRADYNLVFDVGPRATFELMQAVHPVLLAAGGGSIVNLGSGSGTMGKPKFGAYAGAKEAIRGISKVAALEWGRDNIRVNVVCPFAESDGIRAWREMAPDAYERSLRGVPMGRLGDVSTDIGPAVAFLLSDEASFITAQTILVDGGAAGFR; from the coding sequence GTGACGGCCCGGGTGCCGGCGACGCTGCTCGACGGGCGCGTCGTCATCATCACCGGTGCGGCCCGCGGGGTGGGCAAGGGCATCGCCGCCGCGGTCGCCGAACGCGGCGCCACCGCGCTGCTGGTCGACCGTGACGAGCGGTTACTCGAGGAAACCACCGCAGAACTGGCGGCTGCGGACCACCGTGTCGCACCCCTGGTGCTCGATCTTCGCGACCCCGACAGCGCCGAACGCATCGTCGGCACAGCGGTCGAGCGCTGGGGCGCGGTGCACGGCCTGGTCAACAACGCGATCGCGACCAACGAACCCAAGCGGTTCATGGAGATCACCCGCGCCGACTACAACCTGGTGTTCGATGTCGGGCCCCGGGCCACGTTCGAGTTGATGCAGGCGGTGCACCCGGTTCTGCTGGCCGCCGGTGGCGGAAGCATCGTCAACCTCGGTTCCGGCTCCGGGACGATGGGCAAGCCGAAGTTCGGCGCCTATGCCGGCGCCAAGGAGGCCATCCGCGGCATCTCCAAGGTCGCTGCGCTGGAATGGGGCCGCGACAACATTCGGGTCAACGTGGTGTGTCCGTTCGCCGAGTCCGACGGGATCCGCGCCTGGCGGGAGATGGCACCGGACGCCTATGAACGCAGTCTGCGCGGGGTGCCGATGGGCCGCCTCGGTGACGTGTCGACCGACATCGGTCCTGCGGTGGCGTTTCTGCTCAGCGACGAAGCGTCGTTCATCACCGCGCAAACCATCCTGGTCGACGGCGGCGCAGCAGGTTTCCGCTGA
- a CDS encoding CobW family GTP-binding protein — MQPIPVIALTGYLGAGKTTLLNHVLRSPDARIGVVINDFGELNVDAGLVTGQVDEPASIAGGCICCLPDDGGLDVALARLADPKLRLDAIIVEASGLADPLAIARMLRFSGVDGVRPGGVVDVLDAVTHFQTVDRDPTPPARYAAATLVVVNKLDQIAETDRDAVLQRVEGRVRELNPHAQVVGAVAGRIDPALLYDVSAAEEESGQLTLRELSFDEAHAHDPDHVHADAVTEIGDGCVDPGAVIDLLEDPPPGVYRLKGTVAIRYRSTTRAYTVNVVGPSIHLAAAPPRARANSLVAIGMHLDVDAVAKRLRDALLPVEGAPPAEGIRRLQRYRRLSI, encoded by the coding sequence GTGCAACCGATACCCGTCATCGCGCTCACCGGATATCTGGGCGCCGGGAAGACCACCCTGCTCAACCATGTGTTGCGCAGTCCCGATGCCCGGATCGGCGTGGTGATCAACGACTTCGGTGAACTGAACGTCGATGCCGGACTGGTCACCGGTCAGGTCGACGAGCCGGCGTCGATCGCCGGCGGCTGCATCTGCTGCCTGCCCGACGACGGCGGGCTCGACGTGGCACTGGCCCGGCTGGCCGACCCGAAGTTGCGGCTCGACGCCATCATCGTGGAGGCCAGCGGCCTGGCCGACCCGCTGGCCATCGCCCGCATGCTCCGGTTCAGTGGCGTGGACGGCGTACGACCGGGCGGCGTTGTCGACGTCCTGGACGCGGTGACCCACTTTCAGACCGTGGACCGCGATCCCACCCCGCCTGCCCGCTACGCCGCGGCGACCCTGGTGGTGGTCAACAAGCTCGATCAGATCGCCGAGACCGACCGTGACGCCGTGTTGCAGCGAGTGGAAGGCCGGGTGCGCGAACTGAACCCGCACGCGCAGGTCGTCGGGGCGGTCGCCGGTCGCATCGACCCCGCGCTGCTCTACGACGTGTCGGCGGCCGAGGAGGAATCCGGGCAGCTCACCTTGCGCGAGTTGTCCTTCGACGAGGCGCACGCCCACGATCCCGACCACGTGCACGCCGACGCGGTGACCGAGATCGGCGACGGCTGCGTCGATCCCGGCGCGGTGATCGATCTGCTGGAGGATCCGCCGCCGGGTGTCTACCGGTTGAAGGGCACGGTGGCGATCCGGTACCGGTCCACCACGCGCGCCTACACCGTCAACGTGGTCGGGCCGTCGATCCACCTCGCGGCCGCACCCCCGCGCGCGAGGGCCAATTCGCTGGTGGCCATCGGGATGCATCTGGACGTCGATGCGGTGGCCAAACGACTGCGCGACGCGCTGCTGCCGGTCGAAGGGGCACCACCGGCCGAGGGGATCCGCCGGCTGCAGCGCTATCGCCGCCTCAGCATCTGA
- a CDS encoding DUF2237 family protein, with translation MADRNVLGQPLHECGTDPVTGFYRDGCCSTDEQDLGLHTICGVMTADFLAHQRGIGNDLSTPMPAYRFPGLVPGDRWCVTALNWLRAHQDGRACPVVLASTHERTLDAVPLDVLKRYAVDVPDDPAGL, from the coding sequence ATGGCAGACCGCAACGTTCTCGGCCAACCGCTGCACGAATGCGGCACCGATCCGGTGACCGGTTTCTACCGTGACGGCTGCTGCAGCACCGACGAACAGGACCTGGGCCTACACACCATCTGTGGGGTCATGACCGCCGACTTCCTGGCTCACCAGCGTGGGATCGGCAACGACCTGTCGACCCCGATGCCCGCCTACCGGTTCCCGGGTCTGGTGCCCGGCGACCGCTGGTGTGTGACCGCGTTGAACTGGCTGCGCGCCCATCAGGACGGGCGGGCATGCCCCGTCGTCCTGGCTTCGACGCACGAACGGACGCTCGACGCCGTCCCGCTCGACGTGCTGAAGCGCTATGCCGTGGACGTCCCCGACGATCCGGCCGGCCTGTGA
- a CDS encoding DUF4333 domain-containing protein — translation MATSTHRAALLTCASALLLTACSFSFSSGGLDHEKLQNAITDELNTSYETISQQVSSVDCPQDQNPGPGEKILCTAQVGDQSVRVESTVTDEDYNVNFETLDTLYDLPSVGTTLSDELTNQLGFPVTVTCGEGLKAVEIGQTFDCTAADEDGDERTVRLTAAPIGENDQWELLE, via the coding sequence ATGGCCACATCGACTCATCGCGCCGCGCTGTTGACCTGTGCGTCGGCACTGTTGCTCACCGCCTGCAGCTTCTCGTTCTCCAGTGGCGGGCTGGACCACGAGAAGCTGCAGAACGCGATCACCGACGAGCTGAACACCAGCTACGAGACGATCTCCCAACAGGTTTCGTCGGTCGACTGCCCGCAAGACCAGAATCCCGGGCCCGGCGAGAAGATCCTCTGCACCGCGCAGGTGGGTGATCAGTCGGTGCGGGTCGAGTCGACGGTCACCGACGAGGATTACAACGTCAACTTCGAAACTCTCGACACGCTCTACGATCTGCCCAGCGTCGGAACCACGCTGTCGGACGAGCTGACCAATCAGCTCGGCTTCCCGGTGACCGTGACGTGCGGGGAGGGCCTGAAGGCGGTGGAGATCGGGCAGACGTTCGACTGCACGGCCGCCGACGAGGACGGCGACGAGCGCACCGTACGGCTCACGGCGGCGCCGATCGGTGAGAACGACCAGTGGGAGCTTCTCGAGTAA
- a CDS encoding alpha/beta fold hydrolase, producing the protein MTVRTAVTAGRSMSLTDNDIIVDGVRLAYRDRGDGPPVVFLHGTPSYSYEWRDVVPHVEAAGYRTLTYDLLGYGASERPLDRDTSVTAQAALLVELLDELDLARVNLVAHDIGGAIGQRLAIDWPERVHRLLLIDTVSYDSWPSATWRQIIRDNLDDHAAMSAAEFERMLTRQLQMTVSDANRMRGEVLEAYLDPHRSPLGRASFFDHQVRHYDSAHTESLTARLGDLDLPVRILWGGRDQWQPVSYAERLTADIPGAELVVLPEAGHFVMEDDAAAVTREVLDFLAA; encoded by the coding sequence ATGACCGTCAGAACCGCCGTGACCGCTGGGCGCTCGATGTCCTTGACGGACAACGACATCATCGTCGACGGGGTGCGACTGGCCTACCGAGACCGCGGCGACGGCCCGCCCGTGGTGTTCCTGCACGGCACGCCGTCGTACTCCTACGAGTGGCGCGACGTGGTGCCGCACGTGGAGGCGGCCGGTTACCGCACCCTGACCTACGACCTGCTGGGTTACGGGGCTTCGGAGCGACCGCTGGACCGCGACACCTCCGTCACCGCGCAGGCAGCGCTGCTGGTCGAACTCCTCGACGAGTTGGACCTGGCCCGAGTCAACCTCGTCGCCCACGACATCGGCGGCGCGATCGGCCAGCGCTTGGCGATCGACTGGCCGGAGCGCGTCCACCGTCTTCTCCTCATCGACACCGTCAGCTACGACTCGTGGCCGTCGGCGACGTGGCGCCAGATCATCCGGGACAACCTCGACGACCATGCCGCCATGAGCGCCGCCGAATTCGAGCGCATGCTCACCCGTCAGCTCCAGATGACCGTCAGCGATGCGAACCGCATGCGCGGCGAGGTTCTCGAGGCGTATCTCGATCCGCACCGCAGCCCGCTGGGCCGCGCTTCCTTCTTCGACCATCAGGTCCGGCATTACGACTCGGCGCACACCGAGAGCCTGACGGCCCGTCTCGGCGACCTCGACCTGCCGGTGCGCATCCTGTGGGGAGGACGCGACCAGTGGCAGCCCGTCAGCTACGCCGAGCGCCTCACGGCCGACATCCCCGGCGCGGAACTCGTCGTGTTGCCCGAGGCCGGCCACTTCGTGATGGAGGACGACGCGGCAGCTGTCACCCGCGAAGTCCTCGACTTTCTCGCCGCCTGA